One stretch of Cheilinus undulatus linkage group 5, ASM1832078v1, whole genome shotgun sequence DNA includes these proteins:
- the LOC121510317 gene encoding C-C motif chemokine 19-like, producing MASRVAALLLLGVICLGFVTAEVPVDCCLQTSSKRFPLHIVAHHMIQEAGQGCEIGATVIITKVGKQLCFSHPSVEPWVQNYIRHLEKTKPNNQK from the exons ATGGCCTCTCGAGTTGCAGCTCTGCTCCTGCTGGGTGTCATCTGCCTTGGCTTTGTGACAG CTGAGGTTCCAGTAGACTGCTGTTTGCAAACCTCTTCCAAACGCTTCCCATTGCACATCGTCGCACACCACATGATTCAAGAGGCTGGCCAAGGCTGTGAGATTGGAGCCACAGT GATCATCACAAAGGTTGGAAAGCAACTGTGTTTTTCCCATCCCAGTGTGGAACCATGGGTGCAAAACTACATCAGGCATCTGGAGAAGACCAAGCCAAACAATCAG AAGTAG